The following are encoded together in the Onychostoma macrolepis isolate SWU-2019 chromosome 03, ASM1243209v1, whole genome shotgun sequence genome:
- the LOC131537822 gene encoding GTPase IMAP family member 9 isoform X2: protein MPKRAGFGDVELRILVIGSSGPSQFLLTNFILGREVFSEEVYSITSSQKNMGELVGRRVTVVNGPNLYDKHLSKSKMRKELRRSMCLSTPGPHAILIAFDLERISPNDMKTPKLVKDQFGENVLNYTMILLVYDGHLRGRALNDKVMRTDWHLRELVEQCNCCYHVFSKNWRNRSGNRELLHKIERMLQTMGGHHYINRSYKRAEESVRNEERKLRKKRQSETQRMCREMEAQFRGDELRWQMDSYNARVGAEIRAEAELQNSWLRTSLAVGLGLGFVVGATMGMIVGSVEGPAGMAVGGALGGVVGGASGAAAQLAIEHLDDRVGSHPANFNTAFINRFYRAPPV, encoded by the exons ATGCCTAAAAGAGCAG GCTTTGGTGATGTGGAACTAAGGATATTGGTTATCGGGAGCAGTGGTCCATCTCAGTTCCTCCTCACCAACTTTATTTTGGGAAGGGAGGTGTTCTCCGAGGAAGTCTATAGTATTACAAGCAGCCAGAAAAATATGGGAGAGTTAGTAGGAAGACGGGTCACAGTGGTCAACGGACCGAACCTGTATGACAAACACCTGTCCAAGTCCAAGATGAGAAAAGAGCTGAGAAGATCAATGTGCTTGTCGACTCCTGGACCTCACGCCATACTCATCGCATTCGACCTTGAGAGGATCTCACCCAACGATATGAAGACTCCCAAGCTGGTTAAAGATCAATTTGGAGAGAACGTCTTGAATTACACAATGATCCTCTTGGTTTACGACGGGCATCTGAGAGGCAGAGCGCTCAATGATAAGGTCATGAGAACCGACTGGCATCTGAGGGAGCTCGTAGAGCAGTGCAACTGCTGCTATCATGTCTTCAGTAAGAACTGGAGGAACCGCAGCGGGAACCGAGAGCTCCTACATAAGATCGAGCGGATGCTGCAGACTATGGGCGGGCACCATTATATTAACAGATCTTACAAGAGAGCAGAGGAGAGCGTCAGAAACGAGGAAAGAAAGCTACGCAAGAAGAGACAATCTGAGACCCAGAGGATGTGCCGGGAAATGGAGGCGCAGTTTCGGGGGGATGAGCTGCGCTGGCAGATGGACTCCTACAATGCAAGGGTTGGGGCAGAAATCAGGGCAGAGGCCGAGCTGCAGAATAGTTGGCTTAGGACATCACTGGCTGTGGGACTGGGACTGGGGTTTGTGGTTGGAGCCACCATGGGAATGATCGTGGGCTCTGTTGAAGGGCCGGCAGGGATGGCAGTGGGAGGGGCTTTGGGCGGTGTTGTGGGTGGGGCTTCGGGTGCTGCTGCACAGCTGGCCATTGAACACTTGGATGACAGAGTGGGATCACATCCAGCCAATTTTAATACAGCTTTTATTAACCGCTTCTATCGGGCACCTCCAGTCTGA
- the LOC131537822 gene encoding GTPase IMAP family member 9 isoform X1 yields the protein MKRKCFGDVELRILVIGSSGPSQFLLTNFILGREVFSEEVYSITSSQKNMGELVGRRVTVVNGPNLYDKHLSKSKMRKELRRSMCLSTPGPHAILIAFDLERISPNDMKTPKLVKDQFGENVLNYTMILLVYDGHLRGRALNDKVMRTDWHLRELVEQCNCCYHVFSKNWRNRSGNRELLHKIERMLQTMGGHHYINRSYKRAEESVRNEERKLRKKRQSETQRMCREMEAQFRGDELRWQMDSYNARVGAEIRAEAELQNSWLRTSLAVGLGLGFVVGATMGMIVGSVEGPAGMAVGGALGGVVGGASGAAAQLAIEHLDDRVGSHPANFNTAFINRFYRAPPV from the exons atgaaaagaaaat GCTTTGGTGATGTGGAACTAAGGATATTGGTTATCGGGAGCAGTGGTCCATCTCAGTTCCTCCTCACCAACTTTATTTTGGGAAGGGAGGTGTTCTCCGAGGAAGTCTATAGTATTACAAGCAGCCAGAAAAATATGGGAGAGTTAGTAGGAAGACGGGTCACAGTGGTCAACGGACCGAACCTGTATGACAAACACCTGTCCAAGTCCAAGATGAGAAAAGAGCTGAGAAGATCAATGTGCTTGTCGACTCCTGGACCTCACGCCATACTCATCGCATTCGACCTTGAGAGGATCTCACCCAACGATATGAAGACTCCCAAGCTGGTTAAAGATCAATTTGGAGAGAACGTCTTGAATTACACAATGATCCTCTTGGTTTACGACGGGCATCTGAGAGGCAGAGCGCTCAATGATAAGGTCATGAGAACCGACTGGCATCTGAGGGAGCTCGTAGAGCAGTGCAACTGCTGCTATCATGTCTTCAGTAAGAACTGGAGGAACCGCAGCGGGAACCGAGAGCTCCTACATAAGATCGAGCGGATGCTGCAGACTATGGGCGGGCACCATTATATTAACAGATCTTACAAGAGAGCAGAGGAGAGCGTCAGAAACGAGGAAAGAAAGCTACGCAAGAAGAGACAATCTGAGACCCAGAGGATGTGCCGGGAAATGGAGGCGCAGTTTCGGGGGGATGAGCTGCGCTGGCAGATGGACTCCTACAATGCAAGGGTTGGGGCAGAAATCAGGGCAGAGGCCGAGCTGCAGAATAGTTGGCTTAGGACATCACTGGCTGTGGGACTGGGACTGGGGTTTGTGGTTGGAGCCACCATGGGAATGATCGTGGGCTCTGTTGAAGGGCCGGCAGGGATGGCAGTGGGAGGGGCTTTGGGCGGTGTTGTGGGTGGGGCTTCGGGTGCTGCTGCACAGCTGGCCATTGAACACTTGGATGACAGAGTGGGATCACATCCAGCCAATTTTAATACAGCTTTTATTAACCGCTTCTATCGGGCACCTCCAGTCTGA
- the si:dkey-120c6.5 gene encoding GTPase IMAP family member 7, which yields MASVKGKPRRRLSSDIPPNMSRETPLRMLVFGNCDQVSLTQSVLGQDVFTGDEVNISATKKSSGFVQERNITLVNTPNLQNNDLPDSILHKEFRKAVCFSCPGPHAMVFVVDPFHLTSDTMDILKPMVHYFGERVLKHTLIVLYHERGMKTLSIEDVVKKNKSFRELAEKCSQNYIFYNEEINRTESSQTKTLLDKVDEMVSEHGMFSNMEFKDAEKRIQIEERFIRKSKEKEIRGTLKALENQHSGEALASEILKYEEKIQLECREKAELVVADKLGFTVRVVDYAVAMGKGAFVGAFLGFAVGYEGMAVGAAVGAGLGAVFGGAANAAWSYIYKSFTDAH from the exons ATGGCATCAGTCAAAGGGAAACCACGGAGAAGATTGAGCTCAGACATTCCACCTAACA TGAGCAGAGAAACACCACTGAGGATGCTGGTCTTTGGCAACTGTGATCAGGTCTCACTGACGCAGTCTGTGTTGGGGCAAGACGTCTTTACCGGAGATGAAGTCAATATTTCAGCTACCAAGAAAAGTTCAGGATTTGTGCAGGAGAGAAACATAACCCTAGTCAACACACCAAATCTTCAGAATAATGACTTGCCGGACAGTATACTTCATAAGGAGTTCAGGAAGGCAGTTTGTTTCTCATGTCCAGGTCCTCATGCTATGGTGTTCGTTGTAGACCCATTTCACTTGACCTCTGACACTATGGACATACTGAAGCCTATGGTACACTACTTTGGGGAACGTGTCTTGAAGCACACATTGATTGTTTTATACCATGAGCGAGGCATGAAAACTCTGTCCATAGAGGACGTGGTAAAAAAGAATAAGAGCTTTAGAGAGCTTGCTGAGAAATGTAGTCAGAACTACATCTTCTACAATGAAGAAATAAACCGGACTGAGAGTAGCCAGACAAAAACATTGCTTGACAAGGTGGATGAGATGGTCTCGGAGCATGGAATGTTTTCAAACATGGAATTTAAGGATGCCGAAAAAAGAATTCAGATAGAGGAGCGTTTCATCAGAAAATCAAAGGAGAAAGAGATCAGGGGGACATTGAAGGCGCTGGAGAACCAACATTCAGGAGAAGCTCTTGCCAGTGAGATCCTGAAGTATGAAGAAAAGATACAGTTGGAGTGCAGAGAGAAAGCAGAGCTGGTTGTTGCAGACAAGCTTGGCTTTACTGTTAGAGTTGTTGATTATGCCGTTGCAATGGGAAAAGGAGCGTTTGTTGGTGCATTTCTGGGATTTGCAGTAGGATATGAAGGTATGGCAGTGGGAGCTGCTGTTGGTGCTGGTCTTGGTGCTGTGTTTGGAGGTGCAGCTAATGCAGCATGGAGCTACATTTACAAATCCTTCACAGATGCCCATTAA